CTCCATAATTATCTCCTAATTACGGTTTTCGGCTCGTACTGTTCGGACTCACATGTCTTCTAAGGTTTATAGTtcagggtttagggtttagggttcagGGTTCGGACTCACATGCCttctagggtttagggttcagGGTTTAGGGTTCGGACTCACATGCCttctagggtttagggttcgGACTCACATGCCTTCTAGAACCAGAGATCTCCAAGCCTGTTCGTACGATTAGCCAGCCTTCCAGCGAAAAAAGAGTAGACGTCTCCCATGCTACAGTTCCCTACAGCTCGAACCCAGTGTTACATTAGGTTAAGCATGCTACCCTCCTAGGCATCTTAATCTAGATCTTGTTCGTTTAGAAATCGAACGATCAACTTTTGAGATGACTAACCTAAGATATGTTtggttattatattttctcgAGATTAATTGATTTATCAAGTAATTTCAAccctatttaaaaaatttcaaacctaaaaaactttaagataTCGAAACTTAAAATATCTAGAATTTGGCATCTAAGGTAGAGGAATTATTCGAGGAGATGTATCTCGAGATTTAtttatctcaaaatttatttatgggtAATAATGAAATaggaccaaaaaaaaaaaacaaaattatgtaaaaagtgtgaaaagtattatttgatattcaaaataaatagtaaatttaGGTACACTTTAATGAAAAGTGGTGATAATTGGCATCTTTTTTGTtcggttttttattttattttatttattttttgtttccttattTCCTTTTCTCCAACTAAGCATAATAGTGTGTATTTGTCGTCACAAAGGGagaaaacaagagagagaaacaaacacattaattaagagagagaaaaccaTAAGGGTTGGTCCTCCTAACGCCACCTACCctaaactctctctctctctctctctatatatatatatgtatatatttcttaaattatttttttattaaaattttaaaataaacggAGATAATTAACATGGAAACCCGAttcctacaaaaataaatagagaattttgcAAGATGGGGAATGAAATAGGTCGCGAGAATGGGACGTAGAAGGTTTTTTCGTCCCCATCTTGTCTCGTGGACATCTCTACTGCCCTGTTTCCGTCTTTGTTTAACTTATTGAGAGAAATCTCTCTTCTcgatttttcatttaaacgAGGATTTCCTACTCGAAACACGGATTAAATGGAtatctctaattttaaaaataaaaaaattattatttttttttatcgtaaTGACTCATGtccaaaattattatcaagatttggaatttgaaattgaCATTCTTAAGTGACGTGGTTACTCTACTTACTATTTGCTTCGAAGAGTGAAGACTGTTTTCATTGACCAACCAGTATATTTTTCGTCACTCACGtgcatattaaaaaaaattcataggaGGTCACAACATAGAATCGTTTCAAGCAAAACATGCTCCTTAACTATTGAGTTTCTATGCTTGAGCCACTGAAGAAAAAGGTGAACTatgttggtataggtagtaactttcattttcttttaagtctttcttagtcatatTATTCTTTAAGGGTATTGCATGTCCAACACCTTTCGCGTTGGTTTGTCCCCAAACCACACCTTACTAGAAGAGAGATGTATCagtttgatactatttgtaacgacccatgtcCATAATTCAAAATTCGAATACTAAATCCTAATCCAATTCTTGGACATGAGAcattaaatttgtaacaacccaaattcATTGgtaagcagatattgtcctctttgggcttcccctcaaggtttttaaacgcgtctactagcaGTGAATCTAAGCCGTTTGTAtcagccttcttgctgttctccgaagggggtagacacgagacagtgtgccagtaaggatgctgggccccgaagggggtggttTGGTGGTggccccacatcgattggaggaagaaaagagtgtcgttgggccccgaagggggtggattgtgatgtcccacattggttagggaggagaacaaaacaccatttataagggtgtggaaaccttcacctaattaaaatagaatagaCCTTTGATACAATAATGAGAGtggatattatatttttttttaaattttattttattgaaaacaaGATTGGATATGTAATTATTGAGCATATGGCATATTCAAATATGTgggaattaaataattgagagCGTGAGGAATGGAATTTAATCTAATAAGAGAGGGCATTTTGGAATTTcgacaaaattatattattattattattattattattatttacagaaaataacaaaaaacatttaatctactccaatttaaaaacattatcttATAActgtaaataattaaataattatataattatataatgtCCAAAATAAAAGGTCATGTCACGTTTTATTCAGGCATTATCATCCACGAATCGTACATGGcgcaattaaaaaaatggaagagtaaatgaaaattcttttaattacgTCATTccccaaaatatatatatatatatatacacgtacaaattaaattataaattttaaaatttttaagacaCGTTCTGTAACAACCTAAGTTTGGTCTCTTCAAAGGCCCAGTGTCTTCGAGAGGTTTCCGAGATCTCATGATCCACCCTCCTTAAGGGTTAGTGTCCTCATTAGCACACAACTCGCTATCCAgctttgatattatttgtaataactcaaactcaccactagccgatattgttctttttgagcttcccttctagttttcctctcaaagttttaaaacggcTGGGgtaaagttttcacaccccaaccgacgtgagatttcacacgtttaaagatttattagtcatttttaataatttattaaatatctttttaaaaaataatttattttaaacataaatttaaatgttaaaattttaaccattaaaataattttgtctAACCATTTAGACAATTTCCCAGAATATTACGCCAATCTAATAACTTTAATTTCCCAAAATGGGTATCAACTCATTTAATAGATGGTATTCCTTAAGCTAAAATTCACATACTTCAGGAGGGTAATAAAGGAAATTACATTTACccactaattttaatattaaataattaaaccctaaaataaaaaaagcaagaaaattaatatttctatttattgaacaattaaaaaaaaattaacgttcttaattatttaacaaaattttaatttagtccatatttttttaaatagatttttatgGATTTATACGCCTTATCGTGTTGTTGGATTCCAAGTTTGTATGAATTTCTCGAGGTCGACTTCAAAGTCATAATCGAGATTTtcgtaaaagaaaagaagaccGAGTACCAAGGGAGTATCCGTATACATAAAATACCGACAcgtattaaaataattttttaaaatttcttgaaattatttatttaattttttttatagtaatttatgaatttattatttataaagttgGAATGCGTAAAAGAAATGTTAATTATCCATAGCCAGAAGTATATCATATGACGTGAAAGAtacttgaaatttgaaaatggtcCACAATGGCATGACGTGGCTGTCAATGCTGTGGTCCCACCTTTTGTCTCCTCAATTGGTCCCCAcactctttatttatttatttatttatttttattattattttatttatctttttacaCTTTTGCCCTCTGTCTTCCACCCCCATCAAAAAGAAATCCCCTTTATATATTCTCTTCCATTTCGCTTCCTCCGTTCATcattctctgttttcttttcccattttctctctatttcttcCCTCTCTGTTTCCGCCATGTCAGCCGCCGTAgcagccgccgccgccgccgccgccctAGCCCGACGGagctcctcctcttcctcctcttcctccactACCTCCAACCGATCCTCCTCCGGCTCTTTCTACAGTCAATACTACCCGTCGCCCTCTGTATCGGTCCGACAGCCGCCATTGGCCAGCCGGTATGAGTGCCGGAAACGGCTAGACTGGAGTAAATTCCGGCAGTATCTGAGAAGTCGGTGCCCGACATTGAGCCTCTCCACCTGCACCGGAGCGGATATTGTCGAATTCCTCTGCTATTTAGACGAATTCGGCGACACCAAAGTACACACCGACACCTGCCCTAATTTCGGCCACCGCTACCCGGTCGATCCCTACTGCGATTGCCCCACCCAACAACCGTGGAACAGCGTCGCCGGTCTCATCAGCCGCCTCCGCGTCGCCTTCGAGGAAAACGGCGGCAACCCAGTCACCAACCCCTTTAACGCCGTCGATGTCAAAATTTACCTCGACGACATTAAGGACTCCCAAAACAGATCCCGAGGAATTGATCggtaagaacaaaaaacagtaaaaataGCGTTAACTGAAACACccactttcttttcttacacCGCCGCCGAGCTCGGCGGCTATGGCGGATTCCGATCCCAAATCTTACCGGACTGGTTTGATTTTCCTCCATAGCTAAGAATTTCAAGGAAAATTTGACTGAAAACGCTTACTCCTCTGGATTCGTTGTACAAATTAAAGAACCCAacaacataatttattttttcttccttttatgtAAGAATCTAAAGCAAAATATTAGATTGGGTTCTTCACATCTTGTTTGTATTATTTAGCAAATTGATTCAATTATATGAAATGGGTTTTGTTCTAATTTGTTTaagatattgaaattttaggtCATGATGTGAATTAAAGTTtggcataaaaaaaaaaaaaaaaaaaaaaaaacccccaTTTGATAAATAAGAAGTTTCCtagaattgttttttttttttaattttcacgACC
This genomic interval from Cucurbita pepo subsp. pepo cultivar mu-cu-16 chromosome LG20, ASM280686v2, whole genome shotgun sequence contains the following:
- the LOC111783089 gene encoding protein G1-like6 gives rise to the protein MSAAVAAAAAAAALARRSSSSSSSSSTTSNRSSSGSFYSQYYPSPSVSVRQPPLASRYECRKRLDWSKFRQYLRSRCPTLSLSTCTGADIVEFLCYLDEFGDTKVHTDTCPNFGHRYPVDPYCDCPTQQPWNSVAGLISRLRVAFEENGGNPVTNPFNAVDVKIYLDDIKDSQNRSRGIDR